The genomic region TGACAGTGACGAAAACTCCCTTCCTTGCATCCCTCTCTTAGCAGCAGCTTCCATTAGTGAGCTCTCTTCTTTCGAACCCCATGACGGGACAACAAGAGCAGCTCCCTCCTCATAGAGGCGGTGCCTCTCATGTATTAAGGAGACAATGACCCCTAAACTTCAATTTTTTCTTATAAATCATGAGTAATTTTAGTTTaactcttttaaaatttttattttaatctttttatattcgaaaattaaattttggCCCTTTCCCAAATTTTATGTAGTTCCgccctcttctttctcttttgttgTGCCTTCTTTTCACTTATCGAATTTAAAATATTTCTCTCCAACGATTTTCTCATGTTCTAGTGGAATTATCATCATTATAAAGGTCAAAGTCTCACCTTTCTTATTTAAATGTGACATATATCTTTTTTGAATTTGTTCATATATTTTGGACACGTAAGTCACCAATATATAAGAAGTACCACATACTGCATCAATATATAATATTGTGACtaatttaataattgattttttatGTGCACATATGTTTATGGGTTATTTGGACAGAAATTTTAGTAAATTGGGATCGATAACTCTAATAATAGAGACTAAACTAAAGACGACGGGAGATATACCTACAATAACACTCTGATTAGGGTTGGtaatgggtagggtaggatagggtTTGGACTTTATCCTAATTCTACTTatggattgaaattttttttaaaattctatcttatcttaagaATTTTTTAACCCTAACTTTACTCGCACcttaaagttctaaaccctaccctatctGACTCTACTCNNNNNNNNNNNNNNNNNNNNNNNNNNNNNNNNNNNNNNNcacaaaaaaataaaaaaaatttaaataaatataaaattcaaccattctaaattttatacatattaataaaataaaaaataaaaaattaagttcaaattaaaattaataacaataaaatcttaaagaaatctaacataaaattacaaataatatgattattaattagtttagtagttattttaaatttttataaaaaaaatattgtgaaTTCAACACTTACTTTTTTCACTATATACATAActttacatatatatattatataatatattagagATGCGGATATAGTAAGATAGAATATATCATGAATCTGTACCCTACTCTATCCACAAGCAAACTCACACTGCATCCTACTTTATTCCCAGTGGATCGGATAGAAAATTCTACCTGAACAGGTTGGTTCACATTAAGTACTTACGAGTAGAGTATATATTGCGAATTCTAACTCCGACGCCTAAATTAACGAGTAGACAAAAAGTAAAAAGATTAGGATTAGTGTGTACGAAGCTTTTAGGGCCCCTATTTATGCCGTAGGAGAGCGATGCCATGAAATTCCGGATTTGGTGAGATTCCTGGTGATTTCTCTCCCGAAGATTATTAACTCTTGAGATTCCACGGTCGCGGATTCCACCCTGGACTCAGGGGCTAGTCGCCTCTTGTTTGAGTCCAGACATAGGTTCATGTTCAAAACATAGTCTGGAAGGTTGGGTCCAAAacaacataatatttttattttttaacattaattttttaatagAGCAAAATTTTAAAATGACAAATAATTTACGACGGCACAGTTGGAGATAATAATTGAGTAATCAAGGTGTAGTATGACAATAATTTcatctttctttttaaaataacatCAAATAATTTCTATGCAAGAGGGACTCAGCCAGTGACGTTTTCAAACTAAATTTACGGTCTGTGTATTAAACGGAAGCCATGGTGGTTCGGATATTTATTGGTATGCTGACTTTGGGGCAAGATGAATTCGGCGTTGTCTATGGATATGTCACACTCACACTATTATTTATTTCTTGAATTTAACATGAAGAATTTTCCCTTCTATCTTGAAATCAATGCCAATGCCAATAGGATAATGTGCTTACTCGTATATGTGGTCTCTGCACGAACAGCAACTCTGCTGTGTAGCCCTTAGCCAAAACCCAGTTATTACCGGGAACATGCAAAGCTAACTAAAAACTCAACATTTGAAGGGTAGGATAGGAATAagaaaaagagtttaattttcaTACTTAGTCCGAACCGTGTAACAAATTCGTATAATCACATCCTTCTTTTGAACGACAATTCATAAGATtactataattaaaaaaattagatgtACGATGTAAAATTGTTTTacgtaattaaaattaaattctaacttCTTAGAAAAACTAGAAATACTTTACAACATCAAAATTTAATTCATAAAGAAAGCTGCAGCTTTTTGAGATGAAACAACAAATTATTCAAATGATCAATGCCAGTTCCCCTGCCTCTTTTGGACGGAACGAAATGTAGAAAAACCAAAAGGTCATTTTGGTAAAGATTCAAGGAACCTGACACTTGCAATGGAAATGGACCATAGCATGCAGTTGTTTAATTGATAGTTGAAAGAGCAAGAGAGACATGAGGGGTCCCCAGAGCCAAAATGCGTTGAATGGAATTCGGCTTCTTTAGTCACCTTTGTAGGCTAACTCCCATTGGCCTCATCATTACAATACTCTTCCTTATACCTTTCCCAATGCATTTCTCGCTTCCCTACTCTCATTTCATTATGACCATATATCATTGTAATTGATGACAATAAAAGTCCACATATAAGAATTTTGTTAACGTGTGAATGTGTGATTTTAAAATATAAGTTAAGATTATTATTaatgaaaaatttatattttgtttttaataaatataataatatatattaaagatTTAAATTCATTaactttttatatattttttttaaaaaagtcatTTTAAGANNNNNNNNNNNNNNNNNNNNNNNNNNNNNNNNNNNNNNNNNNNNNNNNNNNNNNNNNNNNNNNNNNNNNNNNNNNNNNNNNNNNNNNNNNNNNNNNNNNNNNNNNNNNNNNNNNNNNNNNNNNNNNNNNNNNNNNNNNNNNNNNNNNNNNNNNNNNNNNNNNNNNNNNNNNNNNNNNNNNNNNNNNNNNNNNNNNNNNNNNNNNNNNNNNNNNNNNNNNNNNNNNNNNNNNNNNNNNNNNNNTTAACTAATACCATAAATATTTCAAAATAtatttcataaaaatataaaatttagtaattttgCAACTTTAAACTAAAGATATCGAGTATTCATTGAGCCTGAGAAACATGCTTTAGTCTTAGTAGTCTGATGAGTATCAGACTTGtctaaattttttatgttaaagaaaataaatatattacTCCAATATTATTATTGATGGTACTCAATGTTCAATGTTCAAAGTTCAAACACATTGATAGAAAGTTATAGGTACAAATTGTGATGACACGACCAAAGGAGGAATGATCCCACCAGGGGAACCATAAGCAAAAAGTTGAAAAAGCTTGAAGTAGCATTAAGGGTATCCATGTCTAAGGGGCTTCTTTTTCTTACAACTACCATTCTTCATGCAACAACATAGGTTATTCCTTTATGAAAGGTTAGTTTCTAGAAGTAGCTTATTCTGCTTTGTTACTTGTTATACTGTTAGATGTGATTATTCTTTAGACATGTGTTTTCtgtgtctttcttttctttttaatgctCTTCTGTTACATACGTACATGTTACATGTTATATGTTTGTAATCCTAATAAGCCAGCAAATGATAATTGCTGAACATGGAAGTAACCATGTAATTATCTCTTAATAATTACTAAATCATGTTTATATATTATTGTAACCATTACTTAATTTTGCTTGGTGTAGCAATAATATGTGTTCTAATTAAGAACATAGAAAGGTGAATGGAGAATTTTGCTTGAATGATGTCACAAATCTTCATGGCAAAACAGAATAGCTGGTTTGGGTGGGTGAAGAGGTTATTCACATCTGAGTCAAACAACAAAGTAAGAACTTGCCAAGAACTTTGATGTATTTTACAATCATTTTCGTttaatattcttttctttttctcttttgggTCTCAGAAACCAAAGAAATGGGGATGGGGACTTGGAAGGCTAAAGGGGAAACAACAGTACCCAAAAATCACTGCTCCAAGAAGAGCATTGATTGAAGCAAGTGCAGAGCAAAGAAAGCATGCATTGACAGTGGCAATTGCAACTGCAGCTGCAGCCGAGGCTGCAGTTGCGGCTGCACATGCTGCTGCCGAGGTTGTCAAGCTCACTGGTGGTTCTTGCTCTTATTCGTTCTTGGCCAAAGGTGATCGGAGCCTCGCCGCCATCAAGATTCAAAGCGCTTACCGCGCACATCTCGTGAGTTTCCAAACATTTAATCTCCTATGCTTTTCTTCACGGTTCACATAAGTGCATTTTCTAGACTACAGAGTACAAATAGTCTAAATTTAATGTAGATATATACTTGAATAATTTCTATGTTCTGAATGATGTACTAGAAACTAAGCAGGCTTTTGCTTCCAAATTTAGAATTATGACTATATGAAGTTCTGGTGTCAAATCATATATAACTTGATACTGTAACTATCATCATGTAATTCCTCTTGATTAACTGTGATGTTCGCTGGAACTTATGTTGCCAATTCTATTTTGGATCAATTTGATTATCTATTTATTGTCAAATGTATTAAAAGTCAAAGTAATCAAACTATAGATGATTTCATAAGGGCTTATGCTCTAAACCATAGTTACATGGAAAGCAATAGAGAAAATACCTGAAGTTACACTCGAACTTCAATTTAGTCCTTGAAGTTTCAATTgcctcaatttagtccctaaacttttcaaattttaatcacGTTAGTCCTGCGGTGGTTTCAATCACAGAGTCAATTGCAAAAgtttagggactaaattgagacaATTAAATCTTCAATGACTAAATTGAGACTCGAGTGTAACTTCAGAACCAAACTAAGCATTTTCTCAAAGCAATATATCACATATTTTGTGGGAAGTATGTCCATGGCGTCCCGGTATGGAACGCGATACGTGACATAATCGGTAAATTCATGTAACTATGCTCTAAACTCAATCAAAACAGGCAAGGAAAGCATTAAGAGGACTGAAGGGAGTGACAAAACTGCAAGCTCTCATTCGTGGTCAAGCAGTGAGACGTCGAGTGTCCAGGGCTTTGAAGAATTCGGCCACCAGTGCAGTTAAAATCCCGGAAACAATCAGCCAAATTGAAGAAAGCTACAGAAAAGACCAGATAATTTCTTTTGCAAAGCAAAAGAACAAGTtacatgaaaaagaattgaaggTATGTAATGTAACATAGTTTATAGATAAAGTGTGGAAAATGCAGATTCTACGTTGATTTGAGTTTCAATTTCACTCTGATCTCTTAGTGCTTCCTTAAATTGCCAGTTTAGTACATCTAGCATCTCTAGAAAAAGTGTGCATATTGTGAccaatttctttgtttttattatctCATGAATATAGCTACAGCCAGAAGGGCATAGACATAGTCCAATAAGTTGGGATTCTAGGTTGCAGTCAAGAGAAGATATTGAAGCCACATGGTTGAGAAAGCAAGAGGCCGCTGCCAAAAGAGAACGCATGAAGCAATATTCCTTTTCACAAAGGGTAATCTCGTTTGATTTAAGATTTAACATAAAATGGTAGCATTGTtagtcaacaaaaaaaaaaaaaaaaccaaaagaaTGAAACTAATAAAATCACAAAGTGAGAACAAGTTTACTACACAATTTTAAACACAAAGGAAATAAAAAACGAAATCACAAACATTCCCCaagtttttctttatttcttttcaaattttctaTTGAGTTTACTTGTTATGCACCTcctttgtaatattttttataccAACATCAATCAAGTGCTCTGCACCATAGACAAAAGTAATTTTCTTTGAGATATTGGGTGTGGTAGTAGACTATTTTTACTTACATTATAGTATTCTAATTAGATAGGAATATAAACTCTTTTTAGTATTGACAATACATAGAAATTAAActattattgttttaattttttttaaaaatactatatacgcacaaaaaatatcaattaccaaatcagttattatatattattttataaatacatgtatcatttaattcatttttaatatgtattttatatttcaatatatatatggATAATTGATATATTTAGTGTCTGAATNNNNNNNNNNNNNNNNNNNNNNNNNNNNNNNNNNNNNNNNNNNNNNNNNNNNNNNNNNNNNNNNNNNNNNNNNNNNNNNNNNNNNNNNNNNNNNNNNNNNNNNNNNNNNNNNNNNNNNNNNNNNNNNNNNNNNNNNNNNNNNNNNNNNNNNNNNNNNNNNNNNNNNNNNNNNNNNNNNNNNNNNNNNNNNNNNNNNNNNNNNNNNNNNNNNNNNNNNNNNNNNNNNNNNNNNNNNNNNNNNNNNNNNNNNNNNNNNNNNNNNNNNNNNNNNNNNNNNNNNNNNNNNNNNNNNNNNNNNNNNNNNNNNNNNNNNNNNNNNNNNNNNNNNNNNNNNNNNNNNNNNNNNNNNNNNNNNNNNNNNNNNNNNNNNNNNNNNNNNNNNNNNNNNNNNNNNNNNNNNNNNNNNNNNNNNNNNNNNNNNNNNNNNNNNNNNNNNNNNNNNNNNNNNNNNNNNNNNNNNNNNNNNNNNNNNNNNNNNNNNNNNNNNNNNNNNNNNNNNNNNNNNNNNNNNNNNNNNNNNNNNNNNNNNNNNNNNNNNNNNNNNNNNNNNNNNNNNNNNNNNNNNNNNNNNNNNNNNNNNNNNNNNNNNNNNNNNNNNNNNNNNNNNNNNNNNNNNNNNNNNNNNNNNNNNNNNNNNNNNNNNNNNNNNNNNNNNNNNNNNNNNNNNNNNNNNNNNNNNNNNNNNNNNNNNNNNNNNNNNNNNNNNNNNNNNNNNNNNNNNNNNNNNNNNNtcttcctttttttttttaaataatgttaagaaaacaaaaaataaaactcaaacttattttatttaatatttattaattataacaataattaataaatactaaacaaGATAATTTTAA from Arachis ipaensis cultivar K30076 chromosome B02, Araip1.1, whole genome shotgun sequence harbors:
- the LOC107625415 gene encoding uncharacterized protein LOC107625415 isoform X1, with protein sequence MMSQIFMAKQNSWFGWVKRLFTSESNNKKPKKWGWGLGRLKGKQQYPKITAPRRALIEASAEQRKHALTVAIATAAAAEAAVAAAHAAAEVVKLTGGSCSYSFLAKGDRSLAAIKIQSAYRAHLARKALRGLKGVTKLQALIRGQAVRRRVSRALKNSATSAVKIPETISQIEESYRKDQIISFAKQKNKLHEKELKLQPEGHRHSPISWDSRLQSREDIEATWLRKQEAAAKRERMKQYSFSQRERKLPQMSEESVHNREYGNERIRTLGQWLNKEAVDSNTYHHKQDHPSNFITRREAHQGLSPQISIPRRSFSHTKRCSVGAIEISLPNSPVLPTYMAVTESSKAKARSMSTPRLRTGYLDTCSNKSESRK
- the LOC107625415 gene encoding uncharacterized protein LOC107625415 isoform X2 gives rise to the protein MMSQIFMAKQNSWFGWVKRLFTSESNNKKPKKWGWGLGRLKGKQQYPKITAPRRALIEASAEQRKHALTVAIATAAAAEAAVAAAHAAAEVVKLTGGSCSYSFLAKGDRSLAAIKIQSAYRAHLARKALRGLKGVTKLQALIRGQAVRRRVSRALKNSATSAVKIPETISQIEESYRKDQIISFAKQKNKLHEKELKPEGHRHSPISWDSRLQSREDIEATWLRKQEAAAKRERMKQYSFSQRERKLPQMSEESVHNREYGNERIRTLGQWLNKEAVDSNTYHHKQDHPSNFITRREAHQGLSPQISIPRRSFSHTKRCSVGAIEISLPNSPVLPTYMAVTESSKAKARSMSTPRLRTGYLDTCSNKSESRK